The window ttaagttaaaaaaataaaattcttgcACATACTGCTGAAGTACATACTGCAGAAGCACGACAAGAAAAAATCCCATGAATTGAACATTAGCAATTTGCATCGCATCTTATCGTTTCAACAAATTATAAAACTCTATACTTTAGGTACCCATACATAAAAAATTGGTTGTGCAGCAGTCTAGATTAAACGTACTTAATCCAAGTTGTTAACAATGACTAAAGCATATACATGCAAAAAAGATGTCTCAATTAACCATTAACCATAATTTAAACACCTACATTGAAAGATAGAGAACTTACTTCTTCCCGCACTAGTATTAATCTCAGACACTGCAACCATTGCTCGAGGAGTCAAAGCCACGATGCCCTTATAGCACAATATCTGCACTCGTACTGTACAGCCTTTCTCCGTTTAAATAATCAAGGTTTTGATTACGAGGAATCAGGTTTTGAATGTGGCAAAATCAATCATGATCACAAACTATTTCTTATCGAGCGATTATGTACCAAAAGGGAGCGAGCTAGAGTGTACACAAAAGATACTGATTTGCACTTTTCCTGGAGTTTTCTTTTGTTGATGTAATAAAATCCCAAAATTGTAGTTATACACCTACAGTATCTAAATCACATACCGTATAGGgaattaaaatatacatgtataataCATCACTTAGATCTCagcctttaattttttttcaatctgaTGGCTAATATTAAGGTTCTAAAGTTCTAATTATAATAGGTTCTATGCGGAAcctgacccatatatatatatatatatatatatatatatatatatatatatatatatatatagggttgggTTCCACATAGAACCAATTAAAGCACAAAAAGCACGAGATCTCCGATCGATCCGTCTCATCTCTCTTTCGAAACGTCGCCGTTCGACATCGAAGTGTCGTTGCCCCTATATCTCCCCATCTTTGCTCTCAAATCTTTCaatatttaacatatttaatTCGTAATTATACGCTTGTGTTTGATTTCTATAATTGATTGTGCTAGTCATTATGAGATGATGGACGAATGGGTTGTAACGGGGAGGTCAAGTTGGAGCGATCCAGGGGGAAGAAGGTGGGGGAGAAGTGGGTGCTGAATATTGAAAAGAGAAGGTACCGAAGGTTATGATATGTGTATGTAATTGGTTGCTTTTAGATTATTTCATGATTACTTCTGTGCTATTAGTTTTAATATTGGTCTTGCGGGTACTCATTTTTGccacttgcaacttattatgtaattaaatgtaaatttcaagttttcaaccgattttttcaaaattgtatttGTGATTGCATATATAATTGCTAGAagttgcagatatggttgcatatgtaACCTCCGTATTTTTACAAATACTTTTTGGAACATAGTATTTTTGGAATTTGTTTGAACAAGTGACAGTATTTTCGTAAAAATTCTTTTAGATttgggtatttatgaaaaaagcactatcacatattaatattagactAGTATTCAAAGatggataataaaaatatttattatttatacaaatgatttctaatatataatttttcaatagaaaatataatcagtcgactaatataatctaatagaatttcaattcatcaatattaaaatattaataaaatgatgttaaatttaaattatatatattatatttaaaattatataatcatcGGGGCTTTGCACTTTGCAGGGTTCAAGACACGTATATATAACACCACACCACAtcaggttttatatcaaactgccATCCGttacgtcaaaatatctcactttaCCCACCCATCTCACCGGAggctcatttaagccactataaaccaaatatatattattttacccacatcactattcatacctctttacttaatcaattatcaaaaattaaccgtttctttttattacaaaatcacttcgagtactttcatacTTGTCtctaatatttatcaaaataatttgaggATTTATAAAGGAACATAGGTAGGGtgctcacacacacacacacacacacacacatatagctatatatttttttgactaCATAGCTATGTTGCTCTagaaattcccaaattattttgataaacaaTATAGACAACTATGAAAGTACTCAAAATGATTTTGTAGTAAAAGCGATATTGAATAAACCATTTACAGCGTTTATTAAATAAGAAACGGTGTTAAAAAGGGCATTAACAtcgtttaatatataaaaggcgGTGTTGAATACATGATTTACATCAGTCTTTAAATAAAAATCGATGTTAAAAAGCTCATTCACATCGGTCCTGTTTTCCGAATGATGTCTAATTCAGTTtttacatcaattttttttagaaaaacgaTGCATATGGTTTATATTGCCCTGTGATGTATGTGTTGAAAGGGTGTCAAATCACGTAATAAATCATTATTCATGTTGTAACCAAGCAGTATATTGGTAATATCTCAGCaaaagacatcaaattttttGAGAAAACTGATGTCTGAACATGCTATTTACATCGGGTTAAAACTGATGTCTAAATATCATACATATAACATCGCACGCGAAGATATCGGTCGGATTTTTAACAGGCATCGGCGTTTGACCGGTGTCTAATGCATTATTTGTAATATTGGTGTAGTAAAAAGTTAAacgattaatttttaataaatgattaagtaaagaggtatgaatagtgatgtgggtaaaatgatatgaaTTTGGTTTATAGTGACTTAAATGAGTCGTCGATGAGATAAGTAGGTCAAGTGAAATGACGTAACGatggccagtttgatataaaacccacaCCTCGTCTTAATATACACAATCGTCATCGTCTAGTCAACGCTGTCGATCATCATCCTCATTATCACCTCATCATTCATTATTCCCAGGAAAAAGTTTGTAGAGATCAAATACGAATGTTCTGATAACATGAGATGATACATATACATTGGGATCATGGATTTAAAGGCAGGCATTGGATAGACAAAAAGTTTCCCAAAAGGGTGCAAGTTGTAATAAACAAAAACTAACATTGTTAATTAAACATGCATCTTGGTAGTAATCATACACAAGTCACAACAGACCTTTCGAGGTAGATCCCTGAACATCAGGAACCATTAGGAAATACTGGGAAAGCACAAATAAGACATACGTGCGTGTATATTACAACCGTGCTTTCTTTGGGACGGCTCTAAGTGGTACAAATTTTCTCACAGTGATCCCAATTCGATCATCCATGTCCATTGTCTCTGGAGACTCATAATGCCAGTCGAACTCATGAAGCAATGAACCCAGGATCAGATGCAGCATTTTGTGAGCCAAGGGAACGCCTGCACACATTCTTCTTCCTGCCCCAAAGGGGATCAACTCGTGATGCTGACCTTTGTAATCAATTTTTGAGCCCAAGAATCTCTCGGGCTCGAAAGACAAAGGGTCATTCCAGCATTGCGGATCCCTCCCTATTGCCCAAGCATTTACGAAGACTTGTGTGTTCTTGGGAATGTGGTACCCCATGAAGACGGTATCTTTCATGGCCTTCCTTGGAACGAGAAGCGGAATTGGAGGATGCAGACGCAGTGTTTCCTTAACCACTGCCTGCAAATATTGCAAGTTATCAATGTCACTTTCCTCGAATCTCCTTTCCTTTCCAATGACATTTGCTAGCTCGGCTTTAACCTTGGTCATTTTTTCAGGGTTCCTTAGAAGCTCAGTGAGTGCCCATTCTGTCGTGCTGCTCGTCGTCTCTGAACCAGCTAGAAATATTTCCTGCAATAATTTAAATCAGTATGACATTTCACAACTTCATCATTAACTTTTTTAGTTGTGCATATATTTCGTACCAGTATAAATATGTTTATGTCCCTTTCCTGTAGCCTGGGTGGTTCGTCTTTTCCTTTGCCCCGAAACTCAATTAGAACATCCAAAAAATCAGTTGTTCTGTTTCCTCCAGTTTGTTGTTCCTTCTCTTGGGCTCTCTCTTTGAAGAACTCTGCAGCTATGGCTAATGCTTTTCCAATGTCACGGTCCATGTTTCTTCTCAAACCTTGAAGATCAAACCGTCTAAGACAAGGAAAAACATCCGAAATATTTGCATGTCCACTCCACTCCATTAGCCCCATCATCGCATCAAAAAACTCAGAGCCGGCCTTGGACTGGGGATCCACCAAGTCCCGCGACAGCATGAGATTACCAAGCATGTTAAACGATCCCAGGAACACAAACTTCGCCACTTCAATCTCTCTCCAAGCTTCATTCCCTATCCAATTCATCAAATTGCCAATACACCTCTGCCTGATCGGCTCCGTCTCATTCAGCCTCTTGCTCACCAACATCTCCACAGTGCAAACCCGCCTCAACACACGCCAGTACGACCCATACGGGGCAAGAGCCAGAGAGCCCTTGTGATAATCATGTGATTTCATCGTATGAGTGATCGTTCTTTCTGCGAAAGTGTGATCATGGTTCTTGAACAACTCAGTTGCCGCCGCGGCATTAAGAATCACCATAGAGTTCACAGTGCCAAACCTTAGCCAAACAACCGGACCATATTGTTTAGCCAGCCCAGCTAAAGTCCTGTGCGGCATTTTTCCAAGGTCGAACATATTGCCGAACAAAGGCCACCCCCGTGGACCCGGTGGCAATCTGGCGGCCCCGGACTTCCGCCGATAATAATGGAGAGCCAAGGCAGGTAGTAGAATGACAATGAACCAAAGATAAAAACCATAATTCATTTCCATTACTTCAAATCTTGAACAACCCTTTTGCTCCCGTAATCTATTTATGCAGCTACGATACAGTAAGCTGGATTAGAACAAAActgcaattatataaaaaacaaaaaagcagCAGGATCTTTTTGATGGATGCCATCGAGCAAGAGTTTGTCTGGTATTCATAAAGTCATGCTATTGTCGAACATGAAAGTAAACCTTCGTAAAAAACAAGTGTAACAAAGACAGTATAACATTTCGACCAATATCATGAGCAGCAAGAGTTTGTCAACGTTGAATAAAAAAAGACATGACATACATAAATAAATCATGAGTCTTGCTATGTGTAAAGAATTAATAACATGATAATTGTTGTAAAATGTTTTAATTAGATTGGTTGACGTGAATACAGGAATCACATTCTAAttaaaacatactccctccgtcttgaAATATATAGGTCGCTtaactttttggcacacacttctaagtcttttgaccgcttagttaaaattattatttttaattttttttttgaattataatattagtcatatgtttttattcaaaaaaataattttaattataccgTCAAAAGAGTTAGAAGTATGTGCCTAAAAGTCAAGCCACATAAAACAGGGAAGCAAAAGATTCTAAAGAATCATCTCATACAATATTTGATACGTACAGCTAGTGTGATACATGGGCATTAATAATACCTAGACGTCAGTGTAATCCTTTGTTTTTTCCCCTAACAGTCCAAAGCTCCACAGAAATCATCCTCTAATatctaactaaaaaataaaaagaaaaaatgatcCTATGATGAGTAGATCTTCACCTGACTATTACTATGTTTACAGAGTACATGATGCCGAATGGAGAATCTACGAGCCGAAACAAATAATTATGCTCTGATTAACTAATAATCACTATTTAAAATCCAAGTCAACTATTACTGTCATCTTTATTAAATCAGATGTATTATCACGTAATCTTCGTTAACATTATATCTCGCACGTCTTTATAAAAAATCAGTTTTTCTAATGTATACCCATGCGCACATGCTAAGTGCggaattttataagttttatagattttgattggcactcatatcttaataatggtggacccctgcaaatacactaaccacaccaatcaaaaactctcaaatatatcaaatttcgcgcttagcatgtgcccatgagcCCACAGTAGACAAACtcataaaaaatttgtatattttcagatgttaaagttgaaaaatcAGTATTTTAGATAAAAGAACCAAGTTTGAAAAGGTGATGATGATTGCTCAACTTAGTACTCACCAAGTTAAGGTTTAAAAAAGCGAGCATATccactatttttaactaataaaatcTCCACACACAACTTACATATAATAACACATGAAACCTACCATTAAGCATTGATACACAAAATATTTATGGAAGTACTCACCATTGTAGCCGACTTCTTGTACAAACTTTCACACTACAAAATCTTTACATGTTTCACATCCTATCTTGACTGCAAGCTTTAAAGTGCGAAATGAAGAAGCTATAAATTAGGTCTACTATGTGTTTGCAGATATTATGTGCCAAATATATACTATGGTTTAACTCACCGCCTTgagattatattaaatttgataaaatgagTCATGAATGGTGACTATACCATTCAAATGCAACGTGTCATTCACCCACTTCTCCCTGGTGTGCAACGTGTCATTTGCCTATTGTTTAATTTTACTATTAATTTCAGTTTTCTTTTTAATGTAATCCGTTGCTTTAATTCTCATTTTTTCTTAAGGTTTTTAATGTAATCCATTGTTTTTCTTTAAGGATGTTTAAGATTCTCCTGATGTTGTATAACATGCAAGTTATATTGGGCTGATGCTGATGTTTCTTGCCCATTCAACGATTCGGCACATTTAAAGTTTCAGCCCAATTCAACAAATTCGTTCCGTAAGTGCATCACGTGTCTACCTGATATATCCATTACCAATTAGAGAGCCCGATTACCCACTGTAGAGGGAGTGAACTTAtcacttactccctccgtctcaattcaAATATACTCATtttacacacatattaagaattATTAAATGATTGTCGCTTATATTTAGATGGTACAttggaaatgataaataagaaagagaGCATGAAGGATTGTTGATAAATGTGCATTGAAAATAGAGAGGCTCAACTATTTtgcaataaattttttttcaaaaaagtcatctaatttgggatggagagaGTAGCATGACTTATGATTTAACGTGATGTATATGATAAGGTGGGTGcttaaaatatctgtttgggtaattttgatttattatgacttataaatcattaaaaacataataataaaaatgatttatggataacttaatctcaaaattgaaaaaattaattaattgaaaaaaataactcaaactaacttctgactTTAAGTC of the Daucus carota subsp. sativus chromosome 4, DH1 v3.0, whole genome shotgun sequence genome contains:
- the LOC108218231 gene encoding cytochrome P450 76A2; the encoded protein is MEMNYGFYLWFIVILLPALALHYYRRKSGAARLPPGPRGWPLFGNMFDLGKMPHRTLAGLAKQYGPVVWLRFGTVNSMVILNAAAATELFKNHDHTFAERTITHTMKSHDYHKGSLALAPYGSYWRVLRRVCTVEMLVSKRLNETEPIRQRCIGNLMNWIGNEAWREIEVAKFVFLGSFNMLGNLMLSRDLVDPQSKAGSEFFDAMMGLMEWSGHANISDVFPCLRRFDLQGLRRNMDRDIGKALAIAAEFFKERAQEKEQQTGGNRTTDFLDVLIEFRGKGKDEPPRLQERDINIFILEIFLAGSETTSSTTEWALTELLRNPEKMTKVKAELANVIGKERRFEESDIDNLQYLQAVVKETLRLHPPIPLLVPRKAMKDTVFMGYHIPKNTQVFVNAWAIGRDPQCWNDPLSFEPERFLGSKIDYKGQHHELIPFGAGRRMCAGVPLAHKMLHLILGSLLHEFDWHYESPETMDMDDRIGITVRKFVPLRAVPKKARL